CTATTCGCGATCCGGTTTGTGGTCGGGTCACTCTAGTACTCAATGCGATCCACCTTTTCCTGCCACTCCCTGAAGACCGCTAACGCCTGGTCGTGCAGCAACTGCTGGGAGGGGATTTGGCGTTTGGCTCGCGGCAGTTGCAATTCCTGGTAAAAGAATTGGTCGTCGAAGCCGATATTCCTGGCGTCTTCGGCGGTATTGGCGAAATAAATTTTTTCGATTCTGGCCCAGTAGATGGCGGCGAGACACATAGGGCAGGGTTCACAACTGGTGTAGATTTCGCATCCCGCAAGGTGGAAGGTGTCGAGCTTGAATGTCGCCTTTCTGATGGCCATGATCTCCGCATGGGCTGTGGGGTCTTTGCTGGAGATCACCTCATTATACCCCTCCGAAATAATTCTTCCATCCTTGACGATAACCGCACCGAATGGACCGCCTTCTCCCGCTCTCATATAAATCCGGGAGAGCTCTATGGCTCTCCCCATGAATTTCTGCTGCATTCCAATATCTCCTTTTCTCCTGATATTTTGTTAAACTAACAGACAAAATATAGTCTAAAAAATGAAAAAGCGGCACTGGCAATTTTCCCAGTGCCGTCGTTTTTTATTGATCCAATTAAAAATAACCAAAATTATATTACCGCGCCTCATTGACACAAATAGGTTGT
This portion of the Gemmatimonadota bacterium genome encodes:
- a CDS encoding nucleoside deaminase is translated as MQQKFMGRAIELSRIYMRAGEGGPFGAVIVKDGRIISEGYNEVISSKDPTAHAEIMAIRKATFKLDTFHLAGCEIYTSCEPCPMCLAAIYWARIEKIYFANTAEDARNIGFDDQFFYQELQLPRAKRQIPSQQLLHDQALAVFREWQEKVDRIEY